The Populus trichocarpa isolate Nisqually-1 chromosome 2, P.trichocarpa_v4.1, whole genome shotgun sequence genome has a window encoding:
- the LOC7461801 gene encoding uncharacterized protein LOC7461801 isoform X2, producing the protein MMSVTRAMFAYSSVSQIFLPPSPVSDSTSEISKLKFKSQFLRNQRLQVFSTSLKLLYARNTKMEMAVYNSLGTGPAHPSAPSPCLIQLYGDLRTSRKGWVLGMLISIILPFCRNKWGALLLIKDKVEQVVEIADHVADIVEEVAEEVGKVAEEVADHLPEGGKLQQVATFVENVAKETAKDANVVDEIIEKVEEVEKEVEEEVESFSEQLTEQANGKSEESKG; encoded by the exons ATGATGTCTGTAACAAGAGCAATGTTTGCCTACAGTTCCGTTAGCCAGATATTTCTACCACCTAGTCCGGTATCTGATAGCACTTCGGAAATCtcaaaactcaaattcaaaagCCAGTTTCTTAGAAATCAAAGGCTGCAAGTTTTCAGCACCTCTCTGAAACTGCTCTATGCAAGAAATACAAAGAT GGAAATGGCTGTATACAATAGTCTTGGAACAGGACCTGCTCATCCTTCTGCTCCTTCTCCTTG TTTAATACAACTTTATGGTGATCTACGTACTAGCAGGAAGGGTTGGGTTCTGGGAATGCTAATATCAATAATTCTACCCTTTTGTAGAAACAAATGGGGGGCATTACTGTTGATAAAAG ACAAAGTTGAACAAGTGGTGGAGATAGCAGATCACGTTGCAGACATTGTAGAAGAGGTGGCTGAGGAAGTGGGGAAGGTAGCTGAAGAAGTTGCCGATCATCTGCCGGAAGGTGGGAAACTTCAACAAGTGGCCACATTTGTTGAAAACGTAGCGAAAGAAACAGCGAAGGATGCTAATGTAGTAGatgaaataattgaaaag GTGGAAGAGGTGGAAAAGGAGGTGGAAGAGGAGGTGGAGTCTTTCTCGGAGCAACTCACGGAGCAAGCCAATGGAAAATCCGAAGAATCAAAAGGCTGA
- the LOC7461801 gene encoding uncharacterized protein LOC7461801 isoform X1, with the protein MMSVTRAMFAYSSVSQIFLPPSPVSDSTSEISKLKFKSQFLRNQRLQVFSTSLKLLYARNTKMEMAVYNSLGTGPAHPSAPSPCLIQLYGDLRTSRKGWVLGMLISIILPFCRNKWGALLLIKDKVEQVVEIADHVADIVEEVAEEVGKVAEEVADHLPEGGKLQQVATFVENVAKETAKDANVVDEIIEKIKNQVEEVEKEVEEEVESFSEQLTEQANGKSEESKG; encoded by the exons ATGATGTCTGTAACAAGAGCAATGTTTGCCTACAGTTCCGTTAGCCAGATATTTCTACCACCTAGTCCGGTATCTGATAGCACTTCGGAAATCtcaaaactcaaattcaaaagCCAGTTTCTTAGAAATCAAAGGCTGCAAGTTTTCAGCACCTCTCTGAAACTGCTCTATGCAAGAAATACAAAGAT GGAAATGGCTGTATACAATAGTCTTGGAACAGGACCTGCTCATCCTTCTGCTCCTTCTCCTTG TTTAATACAACTTTATGGTGATCTACGTACTAGCAGGAAGGGTTGGGTTCTGGGAATGCTAATATCAATAATTCTACCCTTTTGTAGAAACAAATGGGGGGCATTACTGTTGATAAAAG ACAAAGTTGAACAAGTGGTGGAGATAGCAGATCACGTTGCAGACATTGTAGAAGAGGTGGCTGAGGAAGTGGGGAAGGTAGCTGAAGAAGTTGCCGATCATCTGCCGGAAGGTGGGAAACTTCAACAAGTGGCCACATTTGTTGAAAACGTAGCGAAAGAAACAGCGAAGGATGCTAATGTAGTAGatgaaataattgaaaag attaaaaatcaGGTGGAAGAGGTGGAAAAGGAGGTGGAAGAGGAGGTGGAGTCTTTCTCGGAGCAACTCACGGAGCAAGCCAATGGAAAATCCGAAGAATCAAAAGGCTGA
- the LOC7461801 gene encoding uncharacterized protein LOC7461801 isoform X3, translating to MMSVTRAMFAYSSVSQIFLPPSPVSDSTSEISKLKFKSQFLRNQRLQVFSTSLKLLYARNTKMEMAVYNSLGTGPAHPSAPSPCRKGWVLGMLISIILPFCRNKWGALLLIKDKVEQVVEIADHVADIVEEVAEEVGKVAEEVADHLPEGGKLQQVATFVENVAKETAKDANVVDEIIEKIKNQVEEVEKEVEEEVESFSEQLTEQANGKSEESKG from the exons ATGATGTCTGTAACAAGAGCAATGTTTGCCTACAGTTCCGTTAGCCAGATATTTCTACCACCTAGTCCGGTATCTGATAGCACTTCGGAAATCtcaaaactcaaattcaaaagCCAGTTTCTTAGAAATCAAAGGCTGCAAGTTTTCAGCACCTCTCTGAAACTGCTCTATGCAAGAAATACAAAGAT GGAAATGGCTGTATACAATAGTCTTGGAACAGGACCTGCTCATCCTTCTGCTCCTTCTCCTTG CAGGAAGGGTTGGGTTCTGGGAATGCTAATATCAATAATTCTACCCTTTTGTAGAAACAAATGGGGGGCATTACTGTTGATAAAAG ACAAAGTTGAACAAGTGGTGGAGATAGCAGATCACGTTGCAGACATTGTAGAAGAGGTGGCTGAGGAAGTGGGGAAGGTAGCTGAAGAAGTTGCCGATCATCTGCCGGAAGGTGGGAAACTTCAACAAGTGGCCACATTTGTTGAAAACGTAGCGAAAGAAACAGCGAAGGATGCTAATGTAGTAGatgaaataattgaaaag attaaaaatcaGGTGGAAGAGGTGGAAAAGGAGGTGGAAGAGGAGGTGGAGTCTTTCTCGGAGCAACTCACGGAGCAAGCCAATGGAAAATCCGAAGAATCAAAAGGCTGA
- the LOC7461801 gene encoding uncharacterized protein LOC7461801 isoform X4: MMSVTRAMFAYSSVSQIFLPPSPVSDSTSEISKLKFKSQFLRNQRLQVFSTSLKLLYARNTKMEMAVYNSLGTGPAHPSAPSPWKGWVLGMLISIILPFCRNKWGALLLIKDKVEQVVEIADHVADIVEEVAEEVGKVAEEVADHLPEGGKLQQVATFVENVAKETAKDANVVDEIIEKIKNQVEEVEKEVEEEVESFSEQLTEQANGKSEESKG; this comes from the exons ATGATGTCTGTAACAAGAGCAATGTTTGCCTACAGTTCCGTTAGCCAGATATTTCTACCACCTAGTCCGGTATCTGATAGCACTTCGGAAATCtcaaaactcaaattcaaaagCCAGTTTCTTAGAAATCAAAGGCTGCAAGTTTTCAGCACCTCTCTGAAACTGCTCTATGCAAGAAATACAAAGAT GGAAATGGCTGTATACAATAGTCTTGGAACAGGACCTGCTCATCCTTCTGCTCCTTCTCCTTG GAAGGGTTGGGTTCTGGGAATGCTAATATCAATAATTCTACCCTTTTGTAGAAACAAATGGGGGGCATTACTGTTGATAAAAG ACAAAGTTGAACAAGTGGTGGAGATAGCAGATCACGTTGCAGACATTGTAGAAGAGGTGGCTGAGGAAGTGGGGAAGGTAGCTGAAGAAGTTGCCGATCATCTGCCGGAAGGTGGGAAACTTCAACAAGTGGCCACATTTGTTGAAAACGTAGCGAAAGAAACAGCGAAGGATGCTAATGTAGTAGatgaaataattgaaaag attaaaaatcaGGTGGAAGAGGTGGAAAAGGAGGTGGAAGAGGAGGTGGAGTCTTTCTCGGAGCAACTCACGGAGCAAGCCAATGGAAAATCCGAAGAATCAAAAGGCTGA
- the LOC7461801 gene encoding uncharacterized protein LOC7461801 isoform X5 has product MMSVTRAMFAYSSVSQIFLPPSPVSDSTSEISKLKFKSQFLRNQRLQVFSTSLKLLYARNTKMEMAVYNSLGTGPAHPSAPSPWKGWVLGMLISIILPFCRNKWGALLLIKDKVEQVVEIADHVADIVEEVAEEVGKVAEEVADHLPEGGKLQQVATFVENVAKETAKDANVVDEIIEKVEEVEKEVEEEVESFSEQLTEQANGKSEESKG; this is encoded by the exons ATGATGTCTGTAACAAGAGCAATGTTTGCCTACAGTTCCGTTAGCCAGATATTTCTACCACCTAGTCCGGTATCTGATAGCACTTCGGAAATCtcaaaactcaaattcaaaagCCAGTTTCTTAGAAATCAAAGGCTGCAAGTTTTCAGCACCTCTCTGAAACTGCTCTATGCAAGAAATACAAAGAT GGAAATGGCTGTATACAATAGTCTTGGAACAGGACCTGCTCATCCTTCTGCTCCTTCTCCTTG GAAGGGTTGGGTTCTGGGAATGCTAATATCAATAATTCTACCCTTTTGTAGAAACAAATGGGGGGCATTACTGTTGATAAAAG ACAAAGTTGAACAAGTGGTGGAGATAGCAGATCACGTTGCAGACATTGTAGAAGAGGTGGCTGAGGAAGTGGGGAAGGTAGCTGAAGAAGTTGCCGATCATCTGCCGGAAGGTGGGAAACTTCAACAAGTGGCCACATTTGTTGAAAACGTAGCGAAAGAAACAGCGAAGGATGCTAATGTAGTAGatgaaataattgaaaag GTGGAAGAGGTGGAAAAGGAGGTGGAAGAGGAGGTGGAGTCTTTCTCGGAGCAACTCACGGAGCAAGCCAATGGAAAATCCGAAGAATCAAAAGGCTGA
- the LOC7461801 gene encoding uncharacterized protein LOC7461801 isoform X6, with translation MMSVTRAMFAYSSVSQIFLPPSPVSDSTSEISKLKFKSQFLRNQRLQVFSTSLKLLYARNTKMEMAVYNSLGTGPAHPSAPSPCLIQLYGDLRTSRKGWVLGMLISIILPFCRNKWGALLLIKDKVEQVVEIADHVADIVEEVAEEVGKVAEEVADHLPEGGKLQQVATFVENVAKETAKDANVVDEIIEKV, from the exons ATGATGTCTGTAACAAGAGCAATGTTTGCCTACAGTTCCGTTAGCCAGATATTTCTACCACCTAGTCCGGTATCTGATAGCACTTCGGAAATCtcaaaactcaaattcaaaagCCAGTTTCTTAGAAATCAAAGGCTGCAAGTTTTCAGCACCTCTCTGAAACTGCTCTATGCAAGAAATACAAAGAT GGAAATGGCTGTATACAATAGTCTTGGAACAGGACCTGCTCATCCTTCTGCTCCTTCTCCTTG TTTAATACAACTTTATGGTGATCTACGTACTAGCAGGAAGGGTTGGGTTCTGGGAATGCTAATATCAATAATTCTACCCTTTTGTAGAAACAAATGGGGGGCATTACTGTTGATAAAAG ACAAAGTTGAACAAGTGGTGGAGATAGCAGATCACGTTGCAGACATTGTAGAAGAGGTGGCTGAGGAAGTGGGGAAGGTAGCTGAAGAAGTTGCCGATCATCTGCCGGAAGGTGGGAAACTTCAACAAGTGGCCACATTTGTTGAAAACGTAGCGAAAGAAACAGCGAAGGATGCTAATGTAGTAGatgaaataattgaaaag GTTTAA
- the LOC7461803 gene encoding RING-H2 finger protein ATL54 isoform X1, translating to MAMKHRKLFPIGTETNQTIDCPDFCDPACPYNCYPYSDYYLLPPPPPPPFLPQEHHLSPYVIIIVALLASFFLIVSYYVIVAKSCSGWCGSRNNTEPQAQEDDTDEEFLDENRVDHPIWFITTIGLQQSIINSITVCKYKKGEGLIEGTECSVCLSEFQQDETLRLLPKCNHAFHISCIDTWLRSHTNCPLCRTHIINGPASTPLISVGQNHDNLNPTFSTQMENSDVDSGLGNNQESNEPCENRAGTEEVGEILQVGEERTLKDEVNSNDIGDLQVLCSSVDKHQAEDNDIKLLRRSSSMDSLRATTMCIGLNDHKNLVNQIDIDEERKSNMVLKRDGGYSSVFKLTGTSSFSLSLHKGPVSMKRSFSCGGRFFSSRQNPSLKPILPL from the coding sequence ATGGCGATGAAACACAGAAAACTGTTCCCAATTGGAACTGAAACAAACCAGACTATAGACTGCCCTGACTTCTGTGACCCAGCTTGTCCTTATAATTGCTATCCTTACTCAGACTACTATTTGCTacccccacccccaccaccTCCGTTCTTGCCCCAAGAACATCACTTATCACCATATGTGATCATCATAGTTGCTTTGCTAGCCAGCTTCTTCCTTATTGTTAGCTATTATGTTATTGTGGCCAAGTCTTGTTCTGGTTGGTGTGGTTCCAGGAATAACACGGAGCCCCAGGCTCAGGAAGATGATACAGATGAAGAGTTTCTTGATGAGAACCGGGTTGATCACCCGATATGGTTCATTACCACCATCGGCTTGCAACAGTCAATTATAAATTCAATCACAGTTTGCAAGTACAAGAAGGGAGAGGGACTAATTGAAGGCACTGAATGCTCAGTTTGCTTGAGTGAATTTCAACAAGATGAAACTCTTAGGCTATTGCCTAAGTGCAACCACGCCTTTCACATCTCTTGTATCGATACATGGTTGAGGTCTCACACTAATTGCCCTTTGTGTCGTACACATATAATCAATGGTCCAGCTAGCACTCCCTTGATTTCGGTGGGTCAGAACCACGATAACTTGAATCCAACTTTCAGTACCCAGATGGAGAATTCGGATGTTGATAGTGGATTGGGTAATAATCAAGAGAGTAACGAACCTTGTGAAAACAGAGCTGGAACAGAGGAGGTAGGTGAAATACTGCAGGTTGGTGAGGAAAGAACTTTGAAGGATGAAGTAAATTCTAATGATATTGGTGATCTCCAGGTGCTTTGTAGCTCCGTTGATAAACACCAGGCTGAGGATAATGATATAAAGCTGCTGAGGAGGTCTTCTTCAATGGATTCTTTGAGAGCTACAACTATGTGTATTGGCCTGAATGATCATAAGAACCTGGTTAATCAGATTGACATTGATgaggaaagaaaatcaaatatggTTTTGAAGCGAGATGGTGGGTATTCAAGCGTGTTTAAACTGACTGGTACTTCTTCCTTTTCACTAAGTCTTCATAAAGGTCCTGTTTCCATGAAAAGATCATTCTCGTGTGGGGGAAGGTTTTTCTCTTCGAGGCAAAACCCAAGCCTGAAGCCAATTCTTCCCTTGTAA
- the LOC7461803 gene encoding RING-H2 finger protein ATL54 isoform X2 has translation MAMKHRKLFPIGTETNQTIDCPDFCDPACPYNCYPYSDYYLLPPPPPPPFLPQEHHLSPYVIIIVALLASFFLIVSYYVIVAKSCSGWCGSRNNTEPQAQEDDTDEEFLDENRVDHPIWFITTIGLQQSIINSITVCKYKKGEGLIEGTECSVCLSEFQQDETLRLLPKCNHAFHISCIDTWLRSHTNCPLCRTHIINGPASTPLISVGQNHDNLNPTFSTQMENSDVDSGLGNNQESNEPCENRAGTEEVLCSSVDKHQAEDNDIKLLRRSSSMDSLRATTMCIGLNDHKNLVNQIDIDEERKSNMVLKRDGGYSSVFKLTGTSSFSLSLHKGPVSMKRSFSCGGRFFSSRQNPSLKPILPL, from the exons ATGGCGATGAAACACAGAAAACTGTTCCCAATTGGAACTGAAACAAACCAGACTATAGACTGCCCTGACTTCTGTGACCCAGCTTGTCCTTATAATTGCTATCCTTACTCAGACTACTATTTGCTacccccacccccaccaccTCCGTTCTTGCCCCAAGAACATCACTTATCACCATATGTGATCATCATAGTTGCTTTGCTAGCCAGCTTCTTCCTTATTGTTAGCTATTATGTTATTGTGGCCAAGTCTTGTTCTGGTTGGTGTGGTTCCAGGAATAACACGGAGCCCCAGGCTCAGGAAGATGATACAGATGAAGAGTTTCTTGATGAGAACCGGGTTGATCACCCGATATGGTTCATTACCACCATCGGCTTGCAACAGTCAATTATAAATTCAATCACAGTTTGCAAGTACAAGAAGGGAGAGGGACTAATTGAAGGCACTGAATGCTCAGTTTGCTTGAGTGAATTTCAACAAGATGAAACTCTTAGGCTATTGCCTAAGTGCAACCACGCCTTTCACATCTCTTGTATCGATACATGGTTGAGGTCTCACACTAATTGCCCTTTGTGTCGTACACATATAATCAATGGTCCAGCTAGCACTCCCTTGATTTCGGTGGGTCAGAACCACGATAACTTGAATCCAACTTTCAGTACCCAGATGGAGAATTCGGATGTTGATAGTGGATTGGGTAATAATCAAGAGAGTAACGAACCTTGTGAAAACAGAGCTGGAACAGAGGAG GTGCTTTGTAGCTCCGTTGATAAACACCAGGCTGAGGATAATGATATAAAGCTGCTGAGGAGGTCTTCTTCAATGGATTCTTTGAGAGCTACAACTATGTGTATTGGCCTGAATGATCATAAGAACCTGGTTAATCAGATTGACATTGATgaggaaagaaaatcaaatatggTTTTGAAGCGAGATGGTGGGTATTCAAGCGTGTTTAAACTGACTGGTACTTCTTCCTTTTCACTAAGTCTTCATAAAGGTCCTGTTTCCATGAAAAGATCATTCTCGTGTGGGGGAAGGTTTTTCTCTTCGAGGCAAAACCCAAGCCTGAAGCCAATTCTTCCCTTGTAA
- the LOC7467183 gene encoding transcription factor bHLH94 has translation MELEAIVYSQDPFTYGCKDSYSLAGGGAWGYDFDQLQEDDKAFLGILENNNMEQQGLHASWDSSSLSLMQQEKEWDHNSSSPGTCNVDQSLQGILFPAIMEPAPVTTTNRRKRRRTKSSKNKEEIESQRMTHIAVERNRRKQMNEYLAVLRSLMPPSYVQRGDQASIIGGAINFVKELEQLLQTMGTNKKNKQQPDDNGFPSRLFAEFFTFPQYSTRASQPSVTADESVADQNQRALGDIEVTMVESHANLKILSKKRPGQLLKLMVGLQNLRLSILHLNVTTVDQMVLYSVSVKVEEGCHLNTVDEIAAAVNHMLYRIEEATAFS, from the exons ATGGAACTAGAGGCAATTGTGTACTCTCAAGATCCATTTACTTATGGCTGCAAGGATTCTTACTCCTTGGCAGGAGGAGGAGCTTGGGGCTATGATTTTGATCAGTTGCAAGAAGATGATAAAGCTTTTCTTGGGATTCTTGAAAATAACAACATGGAGCAACAAGGTCTCCATGCAAGCTGGGATTCATCATCACTTTCATTGatgcaacaagaaaaagaatggGATCACAATTCCTCTTCACCCGGGACTTGCAATGTTGATCAATCTCTCCAAGGAATACTGTTTCCTGCAATAATGGAACCTGCACCAGTGACAACAACAAACAGGAGAAAACGGAGACGCACCAAGAGCtccaagaataaagaagaaattgagaGCCAGAGAATGACTCACATTGCTGTTGAACGCAACCGTAGAAAACAGATGAATGAGTATCTTGCTGTGCTTAGGTCTTTGATGCCTCCTTCTTATGTTCAAAGA GGTGACCAAGCATCGATAATTGGAGGTGCCATTAACTTCGTGAAGGAGCTAGAGCAGCTCTTGCAGACCATGGGaactaataaaaagaacaagcaACAACCCGACGATAATGGTTTCCCTTCACGGCTATTTGCTGAGTTCTTCACCTTCCCACAGTATTCGACTCGTGCATCTCAGCCTTCGGTAACGGCAGATGAATCAGTGGCTGATCAGAACCAGCGGGCTTTAGGGGACATAGAAGTGACAATGGTGGAGAGCCATGCCAATCTCAAAATTCTATCAAAGAAACGGCCAGGACAGCTCTTGAAGTTGATGGTGGGGTTGCAAAACCTAAGGCTCAGTATTCTTCACCTCAATGTCACCACTGTTGATCAAATGGTTCTCTATTCAGTTAGTGTCAAG GTTGAAGAAGGATGTCATCTGAATACAGTGGATGAGATTGCAGCTGCTGTTAATCACATGCTATACAGGATTGAAGAAGCAACTGCTTTCAGCTGA
- the LOC7461804 gene encoding protein DETOXIFICATION 27 produces the protein MGSVDTDSERNQALYLQDQHDQENKNDLASRIWVETKKLWQTAGPAIFSLMAMFSMNMITQSFAGHLGGVELAAISISNTVIVGFNYGLLLGMASALETLCGQAFGAERYHMLGIYMQRSWVVLFLCCFLLLPFYVFATPLLKRLGQADEVAKMAGAVALWLIPLHFSFAFLFPLRTFLQSQLKNQVTAWVSLVSLGINALTSWLFIYELDFGVVGVAIALDISWWALTLGLFVYCSCGRCPSTWTGFSVQAFSGLWEFVKLSVASGVMLCLENWYYRILIIMTGHLKNSTLAVDALSVCMGTIGWELMIPLAFYAAAGVRVSNELGAGNSKAAKFATMVSVAQTTITGLVLCVLIMLLKNKIALAFTSDADVIHEVDSLSPLLAISILLNNVQPVLSGVAVGSGSQTKIAYVNLGCYYIIGLPLGFLMGWVFKLGIKGIWCGMILGGTFTQTVTLAIITMKFNWDKEAEKARNRVDKWSKPRPTG, from the exons ATGGGGAGTGTTGACACAGATAGTGAACGTAATCAAGCCTTGTATCTCCAAGATCAACATGATCAAGAAAACAAGAACGATCTTGCATCAAGAATCTGGGTTGAAACAAAGAAGCTATGGCAAACTGCAGGGCCTGCCATCTTCAGTCTTATGGCCATGTTCTCCATGAACATGATCACTCAATCTTTTGCTGGTCATCTTGGTGGTGTTGAGCTCGCTGCTATCTCCATATCGAATACCGTTATTGTTGGCTTCAATTATGGACTCCTG TTAGGAATGGCAAGTGCTTTAGAGACACTTTGTGGGCAAGCTTTTGGGGCTGAAAGATACCATATGTTGGGCATCTACATGCAAAGATCTTGGGTTGTTCTGTTCTTGTGTTGTTTCTTGCTTTTGCCATTTTACGTTTTTGCCACTCCACTTCTCAAACGTCTAGGTCAGGCTGATGAAGTGGCAAAGATGGCGGGAGCGGTGGCTTTATGGTTGATACCTTTGCACTTTAGCTTTGCATTTCTGTTCCCATTGCGGACGTTCTTGCAGAGCCAGCTAAAGAATCAAGTGACTGCCTGGGTTTCCTTGGTGAGCTTGGGGATCAATGCCTTGACAAGTTGGCTCTTCATTTACGAGCTCGATTTCGGAGTTGTTGGCGTGGCTATTGCTTTGGATATATCCTGGTGGGCTTTAACACTTGGGTTATTCGTTTATTGTTCTTGTGGTCGGTGCCCTTCTACTTGGACTGGGTTTTCCGTCCAAGCCTTTTCTGGGCTATGGGAATTTGTCAAGCTCTCTGTTGCTTCTGGGGTCATGCTCTG CTTGGAGAATTGGTACTATAGAATACTTATAATAATGACTGGGCACTTGAAAAACTCGACACTTGCTGTGGATGCTCTCTCAGTTTG CATGGGTACTATTGGGTGGGAACTCATGATTCCCCTGGCCTTCTATGCAGCTGCGGG CGTGAGAGTGTCCAATGAATTAGGAGCTGGGAATAGTAAAGCAGCAAAATTTGCAACAATGGTTTCAGTGGCACAAACAACTATAACTGGACTTGTGTTGTGCGTGCTTATCATGCTATTGaagaacaagattgctttggcATTCACTTCTGACGCTGATGTTATCCATGAGGTTGATAGCCTCTCGCCCCTCTTAGCCATTAGTATTCTCCTTAATAATGTTCAACCGGTTCTGTCAG GAGTGGCCGTAGGATCAGGGTCGCAAACAAAGATCGCGTATGTAAATCTTGGCTGCTACTACATTATTGGGCTCCCTCTTGGATTTCTTATGGGATGGGTCTTCAAGTTGGGTATTAAG GGCATCTGGTGCGGGATGATTCTTGGCGGAACTTTTACTCAAACTGTTACCTTGGCCATCATAACGATGAAATTTAACTGGGATAAAGAG GCTGAAAAGGCTCGGAATCGCGTGGACAAATGGTCAAAACCCAGGCCAACGGGATGA